CAAAAGGAAATAGAAGATTACTACTAACCAACCCACTAATTAGTGTGGATTTATTCCTGACTTTAATTCCCACACCGTACGTCCACTATTCTTTATAAGGGAACTTATACCTTATCTTTAAAGAGGTAAATGATCATCTATTTACTATaaacttttgactgatcttttgtattttgttgaataattaaattctctttcttttctttttttttttctttttttttttttttttaatttaattttattattattatttttaatgaagttGTAATACTCTTATTACTCAATCAATAAAATAGAGCAAATTGCTCTAAGTTTCTAACAAAACAGTATCACAGATACAATCTGAAATTTCTTCCATCACTTATGCGCATGcaatatatagggaaaaaaaaaaaatcatatttaacccttaagttttcttcttatttgaatttagttattgagttttaaattttaagaataaggTCCTTAAATTTTACTCAAGTTTTAAATCGGTCACTTTATCACTTTACAATCaaagttaacaattttttatttgttttgtgtgtttcaTTTGACACGTTATGGTCTATCTCAGCGTCAAAATTAatagtattttttctttttttaacactaCAAATCTAGAAGATTAAAATGAcaaagaagatatatatatatatattttggagttgtgttctttttttttttttttttttttttttttttttcttctttttttatgatttggtggttaatgatatgacattgatATTAGGTGTTGATATGAACACTAGTATATCAATTGAAATACACGTGATGTATGACAACCTGTTCATTTTGACGGAAAAATGATAGAAcgacctatttaaaatttgagcaAAACCTAGAACTATATTCTTGAAACAAGAAACCCAATaactaaattcaaatagataaaAACTtaggggctaatatatattgaaGCATAAACTCGATCAATAAGAACTTTAATTTCCAAAGAgggaattaattataattatatatatagggaatAATTCTATCTCTTGTtgattatatatacatatggaAGGAATTTTCTTTTGGTGGGAATTAGTGCTTGGAAACACTAAAGAAAAGATAGTGTCTAGAAGGAGAGACTTTGTTGGtctttcttcctttccttctAGTTCTAGCCCCCCTTAAGGGAGCCATAAGGAATCAAACTTTGCATAATAATAGGATCATTCTTGATGGACTTAATTAATtccttaattaatattatttaactGTATTTTTCTAAAGTTTCAAAATTATCTTGGTTTTCAAGTCTCAATAGAAAAGGGAAGGAAATTCATCGATCAAGTCTAAAGTAAATTGATCCTCTTTGAACTTTTGTTGGTCTAAAATAGAGATGGAGGACCCCTAGGGCTAAATCAGATCAACCAGAATCTCCTGATTTAAGCAGCCTAGAGGGTCTAATTGTAGCATAAATTAAGAGGCCAGACACTATTTATGTGGTTAATTCACTTTTCGTCATTAGATGCTCAATTGACCCagcctcaaaaaaaaaattgtggcacACGGCAAGTACAATTTTGTGACCCTAATTTATTGACGTGACGGTTTATATAATTAACAAGTCAAtcattaattaactaattaaattaacaaataagATGATTTGCTcaattattttacaaattatAGAATTATcacgtcaatttataaaaaaaattataataaaaaccaTAATACCCTTTGACAATACTCTAAATTTAAAATGATTGAATTTAACTACGAgagggatttttatttttattttaagtggcATATATGTATAATAGGCAAGGGCAGCCCCAGCCGAAAactaattttctaaaatttttaaaaatctctTAAAACTATATATTTCATATGAGGTAGATCCTCATAAATTAATTTTCCCCctcaaattgttttttcaagCTTTGCCCCCATCTCACTAAAATTTCTTAATATGCCACGTAATAATATGGGGAAAATATCTaacctaatttatttatttatttatttattatttttagagaaaatatctaacataaaataatatgagGAAGTCATTCTGGCAAGTGGCATGGCATGTGACTTGCGAGACGTAATCTAACATAAAGTATTGTTTTCCTTTAGAAAAACAAGTAggcatataatttaaaattttggagatatttgaaataatttgtttttttctttttattttttggaaaaataccCATATCCTCCTCGATTACCACTCAATTGTTAATGTTCTCCTCAAACTGCCAATTATGTTTATGTctcctctcaaactatcaaaaaatatcaatatttttcctaaaactaataaaaaaacaaaaatcatcataatttttttttcaataagacaaaattgtccttataaatttttttaaaaaaaaacgaaaaagataaataaaaaaagggaaaaaaaattaaccaaaaaaacaaaactgaaaattataaaaaaaaaaaaaaattaaaaaaagaagaaaaaccagttttttgtttttttgtataactttttgtcattttagatttattttttttttaattttttcgttttttttttttttttaaatttaataattttatgaaggtatttttattattagagaacatttatatgttttggtagtttagggaaaGACAataacacaattaataatttgaagagACATTAATAATGAGATAATAgtttaaaaaagttatatatatatatatatatatatatatatatattttgttaatttcaTAGTGCCTCATCAGCATCACTGTATCCAGATAGATTTTCTAATTAAGTTGACGAAAATCTATTCTTTTTTGTCGACAGGTGGGAGAATAAATTGGGTTCCTCTATTTCAGCCCCCCATTAATCACTCAAAAGTTTACTTGAAAGTCTACAGGCCacttcaaaaaaatagaaaaaaaaaaaatgaaaaaaaaagaaaaaaagaaaaaagaaaaaaaggggagaaGTTGTAGGGTACCACTTGATATACATAAATTGACTTTCCTTGTTATATGGATAAAATTTCTTTGGAGTCTCCTTTCATCACCTAACGCATGTATGGAATTGTGGGGAAGAAAAAAGAGTTATTCTAAGTAAGAATaaattttttctataaattgcGTTGACTCACTGtttaaaattaacattaattgttattatattacaaaacttaagttgatagaaattaaagtgatagaCACGAGCGGAATCAGAATATTTTGCTTGGGTCCGAACGtatgcaaataaataaatatatagataCAATCCGTCTATGTGTGTGCGTACACacgtttatataaaataattatcttaaatttaatttcatagcAAATCATAAGTCATAACATTATATGAAAGTTACGGTTCTAGAAAATTTTTCTAGTTTGTTATAACTCATATTTTTGTAAGGACTTTAAAATTTCTCGGGATTGCCAATGACTTCACAAAGCTTAAGGTAAGTCTACTCCTGAAAATAGGTCAAACTCTCCGCTTAAAATATGAGATGAATTATGAAAGCAAGGTTCGAACTGATGACCTTTGCtttgatactatattaaatgATCATCAATatttgtcccaaaagcttaaattaataaatagtaaatttttatcacttaattaatattctaacacatgattctcacatacatttttaataatacaTATGAAAATCACATACATGCTTtgttaattctattaaaaaaaaatatgtgataatCACTCACACGCTCTAAGAACATATATCGGTTTAACAGACTGAATTAGAGGAATTTCCTCCTACTTAATTCATAGAAAAACTTTATAATTACTATATAACATGTCAAAAGCctaaaattcaaagaaattaatgaaCACTCAGAAATCTAATACTAATAGCCCAAGATCGAGAACAAATTTTCTTCTAATTCCATATAGTCAATACATGCCCTAATTCTCACAAGTGGCAACAAACTATGGGCTAGCTAAAATGTTCATGGCTATCTATATGTGGAGCCTAGCCAAACCTAGCACATTAGTTTAGAGTTTAGACCACGAGAATTAAGCTTAATTAGTAGTGGTCGGTCGAGAATTATATAATCCTCCTCATTGAAACCTTAGTCTCCCATCAACTTCACATGGTATATAAAACATAGTAAGACCAaaacatctatatatatatatatatatatatataagctctaacaatataataataataaaaaaaaaaaaaaaacaaaaaaaaaaataaaaatggagatGGTCTCCATTCGTGTCTGCGCGTGTGTGAGGGacaaatccaaaattcaaaGGGTCAAACCCAAAGAAGTAAGCCAGTCTTTGCTAATATTCACTTagcaatatataatattaatcaaCTTTGTGTGGCGTGTTCTTTCACGTATATgtgccactttttcttctttattagtGATTTAGTCTTTCTATACTTCTATATATAATCCCTTCTTATCTCTCAACTTTTAATCCAAATAAACCCATATCTATCTTCGATCTCTCTATATCCATAGTCCAAAATCCAGACATCTTCTCTCACCATCCATGGCGGGTCACGTGAAAACAGGTTGTGGGTCTGCCGAGCAGCTGACTCATGACGACGGCACGGACATGATCCGGAGAGGTCCGTGGACAGCTGAAGAGGACTCCATGCTCAACACTTATGTCACCATCCACGGCGAGGGTCGCTGGAATTCCGTCGCTCGCTGCGCAGGTAATTAACGACGGCGAATTATGCTCCGGTTATCGAAAAACGAAGAAAGAGTTCAATTTTATTGCCAGTTTAGAACCCATAACCAAAAACTGTCACTGATTTTTGCAGGTCTGAAGCGAACCGGAAAAAGCTGCAGATTAAGATGGTTGAACTACTTGCGGCCTGATGTTAGGCGTGGAAATATCAGCCTCAAAGAACAGCTATTGATTCTTGAGCTCCATTCTCGCTGGGGaaataggtatatatatatatatacttttggtCATCATTGTTCATATCTTgatcatatacataattaattaatgggtcAAATCTAATTGGGTTATTGTTTTGAAACATTATAGGTGGTCCAAAATAGCACAATTTTTGCCTGGAAGAACAGACAATGAGATAAAAAACTATTGGAGAACAAGGGTCCAAAAGCAGGCTAAGCAGCTCAAATGTGACGTCAATAGCAAACAGTTTAGAGACGCCATGCGTTACGTATGGATCCCCCGGATGATGGAGCGAATCCGGGCTGCATCCGACCCCTACTCAGATCAACCCGCTGCCGCATATAGCGCTGATCACTGCCCCAATAACCGCACGGCTGGGGTCACCCCAAGTCAAGCCCACGCCTTTGGGACAGACCCGGTTGACCCGCATTTAATGCCCGCAATATCGGTTACTTCATCGGATTCATCGGAGGCCCAAGCAGTTTCGGATCTAACCGAATGTTGCGATTTGTCGGGTGGCAATTACCCGGATAATCCACAAAACAGGTCGTTTTCATGCCAGCCGGGCTTGGATATCCAAGCATTTGAGCATAGTAATGGATGGTTTGATGGTGGGGACTCATCGTGGGATGGCTTGTGGAGCGACGAAAATATGTGGTTTTTGCAACAGCAGCTTTGTGATGTAGTCTAAATAATAGAATTCTCTTCCGTCACGCATTCAGGCATTCAACCATTTGTTATTTATTCCATGAGACACAATTAGTAGCATTAATGAGACAAATTGTGGACCAACTAATCTTACATACTACACCAACCTTTCA
Above is a genomic segment from Alnus glutinosa chromosome 12, dhAlnGlut1.1, whole genome shotgun sequence containing:
- the LOC133851595 gene encoding transcription factor MYB78-like, encoding MAGHVKTGCGSAEQLTHDDGTDMIRRGPWTAEEDSMLNTYVTIHGEGRWNSVARCAGLKRTGKSCRLRWLNYLRPDVRRGNISLKEQLLILELHSRWGNRWSKIAQFLPGRTDNEIKNYWRTRVQKQAKQLKCDVNSKQFRDAMRYVWIPRMMERIRAASDPYSDQPAAAYSADHCPNNRTAGVTPSQAHAFGTDPVDPHLMPAISVTSSDSSEAQAVSDLTECCDLSGGNYPDNPQNRSFSCQPGLDIQAFEHSNGWFDGGDSSWDGLWSDENMWFLQQQLCDVV